In Streptomyces alboniger, the following are encoded in one genomic region:
- a CDS encoding helix-turn-helix domain-containing protein, with the protein MAQPYDMSFLELLLSDADLEAFDEVLTSARAAGRPPGHLDALEQERAIALRLREKLLRHRRNEAELQLLNDTANDLASLRALDPILQAIADRARRLLDCDLAYISLSDRGRGDSYIKAAAGNISGLLRELRLPVGTGVGGIVARTGEPYFAASYLTDDSFTHTCEIDETVAAERIESLLGVPVKLNQRVIGVLLAAHRSQREFSSRDITVLMMLGSHAAVAIENSRLLSAAQEAVSELRVANDTISSHMADLERTAEVHERLTRLVIQGNGVDEVVQATAAAIEGTVVVLDEEGAVVARSCGQDTVPADELGRLSAEAWQAGHTVIRATRCAVPLITESEPLGTIILSATARVDATDRRILERAALVASLVLVTRRRMAEAEARVRGELLGDLLAAHGKDYDLLRHRAALLGVDLATCRTVVVARIDDKPHERVFAAAAAIARRSHGLATFRRDTVVLLLPGEDPQDLARRAVDELARTSRHPVTAGTARAADPSHVAAAFREADNCLHALVALGRTGEIADTRGLGFVGALFSGEPATASFIESVIGPVIAYDRTHRSDLVHTLDTYCRTGQHARNTAHELHLHVNTVTQRLGRVSHLLGAAWRDPERLLEIQVALRLLRVSRL; encoded by the coding sequence ATGGCACAGCCGTACGACATGTCTTTCCTGGAACTGCTGCTCAGCGACGCCGACTTGGAAGCCTTCGACGAGGTGCTCACGTCGGCCCGCGCCGCGGGACGGCCGCCCGGACACCTCGACGCGCTGGAGCAGGAACGGGCGATCGCGCTGCGTCTACGGGAGAAGCTTCTGCGGCACCGCCGCAACGAGGCGGAGCTGCAACTGCTCAACGACACCGCGAACGACCTGGCCTCCTTGCGGGCCCTCGACCCCATCCTCCAAGCGATCGCCGACCGGGCACGGCGGCTGCTCGACTGCGACCTGGCCTACATCAGCCTCAGCGACCGCGGCCGCGGTGACAGCTATATCAAGGCGGCCGCGGGCAACATCTCCGGTCTGTTGCGTGAACTGCGGTTGCCGGTCGGCACCGGGGTCGGCGGAATCGTGGCGCGGACAGGCGAGCCGTACTTCGCCGCCTCCTACCTGACCGACGATTCCTTCACCCACACCTGTGAGATCGACGAGACCGTCGCCGCGGAGCGCATCGAATCCCTGCTGGGTGTGCCGGTCAAACTCAACCAGCGCGTGATCGGGGTCCTGCTGGCCGCTCACCGCAGCCAGCGCGAATTCAGCAGTCGGGACATCACCGTCCTCATGATGCTCGGCTCACACGCCGCCGTGGCCATCGAGAACAGCCGCCTGCTCAGTGCCGCCCAGGAGGCCGTGTCGGAGCTGCGGGTCGCCAACGACACCATCAGCTCCCACATGGCGGACCTGGAACGCACCGCGGAGGTCCATGAACGCCTCACCCGCCTGGTCATCCAGGGCAACGGCGTCGACGAGGTCGTGCAGGCGACGGCGGCCGCGATCGAGGGCACGGTGGTCGTCCTCGACGAGGAGGGCGCCGTCGTGGCCCGGTCCTGCGGTCAGGACACGGTGCCGGCCGACGAACTCGGCCGACTCAGCGCGGAGGCCTGGCAGGCGGGGCACACCGTGATCCGCGCGACGCGGTGCGCCGTTCCCCTGATCACCGAGTCCGAGCCCCTTGGCACGATCATCCTCAGCGCCACCGCGCGGGTCGACGCCACCGACCGGCGCATCCTGGAGAGGGCCGCGCTGGTGGCCTCCCTCGTCCTCGTCACCCGCAGGCGCATGGCGGAGGCCGAAGCACGCGTACGCGGAGAACTGCTGGGCGACTTGCTGGCCGCGCACGGCAAGGACTACGACCTCCTGCGGCACCGGGCCGCCCTGCTCGGCGTCGACCTCGCCACCTGCCGCACCGTGGTGGTGGCCCGGATCGACGACAAGCCACACGAGCGGGTCTTCGCCGCCGCCGCGGCCATCGCCCGGCGCTCCCACGGCCTCGCGACCTTCCGGCGCGACACCGTCGTCCTGCTGCTGCCGGGAGAAGACCCCCAGGACCTGGCGCGCCGCGCCGTGGACGAACTCGCGCGCACCTCACGCCACCCCGTCACCGCCGGAACAGCGCGAGCCGCGGACCCGAGTCACGTCGCCGCCGCCTTCCGTGAGGCGGACAACTGCCTGCACGCCCTGGTCGCCCTCGGCAGGACCGGCGAGATCGCCGACACCCGCGGACTCGGGTTCGTCGGAGCCCTCTTCAGTGGCGAGCCGGCCACCGCTTCCTTCATCGAATCCGTCATCGGCCCGGTCATCGCATACGACCGCACCCATCGTTCCGACCTCGTACACACGCTCGACACGTACTGCCGTACCGGCCAGCACGCCCGCAACACCGCGCACGAGCTGCACCTCCACGTGAACACCGTCACCCAACGCCTGGGCCGGGTGAGCCACCTCCTCGGCGCCGCCTGGCGCGACCCGGAACGACTTCTCGAAATCCAGGTCGCGCTGCGGCTGTTGAGAGTCAGCAGGCTTTGA